A segment of the Ruegeria sp. AD91A genome:
CCTTCGACGAACACAAGCATGACCGTTTCCCGCTGCGCTTCTGGCAGCTGCATCACTTGAGTAAACACTTCAGCCGCAAAAATATTCGTTTCTGAATCCGGCCCGATTGCGACCAGTTCCGCTTCCGGCGTCACCGACAGCGCCTGTGCCCGCCGGACAGATCGAGACCGCACTTCGTTCAACCAGATTGACCGGCAGATCGTCATCAGCCAACTGTCCAGACGATCATGCGACGTCACTTGATGATGTCGCTCAAGCGCACGCAGGCATGTGGCCTGCACCAGATCGTCCGCCACATCCGATGCCCCCGACAAAGCCAGAGCAAACCGCCAGACGCGTTTTGAATGCGCCTGCACCGCTTCTCTGACGGCCTGTTCGGAAGTCATCTCGGCACTCATCGAATAAAATGCGACCTGTGTGTGTTTGTCAGTAACGGACCCGGCCCGCAGGGCCAGAATTGACATAAACTGCGGAGGAAAGAAATGAAACTTCTGTTGAAGGCTGTCACGTTTGCGTCGGCAATTGTTGCAACACCCATTTGGGCGGAAGGATGGCTACTGGATTCCGAACGCTCGCATCTGGCCTATGGGTCGATCAAGAAAGACTCGGTGGGCGAGGTCAACAGTTTCACCAACCTCAACGGGCACGTCCGGGATGGCATGGCTGAAATCGAAATCGACCTGTCCTCGGTCGAAACCAATATCGATATTCGCAATGAACGAATGATCGAATTTGTCTTTCGCCAGGCACCCACTGCATCCCTGACTGCCGAATTCGATATGGCAAAGGTTTCAGACCTGGCCGTCGGTGAAACTACGACGGTAGATGCTGCATCCGTGCTTTCGCTGGCCGGCACGGATGTTGAGTTTGACGCAGAAATGTTCGTCGCGCGCTTGTCTGAAACTTCGGTGCTTGTTTCGACAAACGACATGGTGTTTCTCAGTACGGAAGACGCCGGTCTCAACACGGGCGTGGACACGCTTATGGAGCTGGCAGACTTACCCGGTATCACCCGAACGGTACCAATCACGGCCCGGCTGATCTTTCACAGCGATGAGGAACAGGCCGCAGCGGCATCGGATGCAACGGCTGTTGTTGCTGCCGCAACTGTCCAAGGTGACCCAACAGCCGGCAAAAAGGTCTTTCGCAAGTGCAGCGCCTGCCACAAACTGGAAGAACGCCGCCATGGCGTCGGTCCGTCCTTGCACGGTATCCTCGGCACAAAGGCTGGTCAGGCAGAGGGATTCAAATACTCGACAGCACTGAAAGGTTCCGACATCGTCTGGACGCATAGGACCCTGAGCGCGTTCCTGGCGGATCCCAAAGGCTATCTTCAGGGCAATCGAATGCAGTTTCGCGGCCTGAAAAAGAACGAGGATATTGTCGACCTTCTGGCATATTTGCAGGAAGAAGGGTGACAGCGACCCGTGAGAGATAGGTCTTTGCGCCAAGTATCGACGTCAAACAACTGGACCCAGTAAAGGTCAGATACCTAGCCTGCGCCCGTCTCCTGTCTGTTTTCTGGACCAGTAAGGATTCAAAGTAGTCCGATATCCAGAAAACAGAGCTCTCTGTTAGCGGATTGTTGCCGAACGTTGCGAATCCTTTGCTGCGGGCCAAATCACATTTTGCGGTTTTTTTGCAAATCCAAGCATGCACCAATCTTGCCCGCACCGATACAATGGGGCAAATCGCGATGTCCATCGCTGCCTCCCGCTCTTGTCCGATCTTCAACCAGCTACTATCTAGCGAGGGTACATCTCAGATAGTCGGGATGGGCCGCTCTGCCGCAGCGTGGAATCTGTCCTTTAGGCCCGACAAAATATAGGTTATCTGAGCGTGCGCACAGTTTCACGATTTGGAGAACGCAATGATAAAGCGCGCCTGGAACAAGTGGCGATCAGGCTATATGGGCCGTCTTGTAGGTGAAAGCTTTTACGCGCAAGGCAGGCTGTATGGTGTTGCGATTCTGGCTATGATTGCCGTGGCCGTCACAACGGCCGGTTCCGCATACATGATGGAGTACATTGTCGATGCCATGACCAGCCCCGATTTGCAGGGCTGGGCGCATGTCATTGCGCTGGGGGTCGTGCTCCTGTTTCTGGTCAAAGCGATCGCATCCTATATTCAGGCAATCTACCTTGCCCGCGCAGGCAATCGGATCGTGGCAGAGCAACAGGACAAGGTTTACCGAAAACTGCTCAGACATGGCGTCTCGTTCTTTTCGAACAATGAATCATCGGACCTTCTGATGCGCACCACCCATGGCGCGCAGGCGGCCAGAAACCTGATCGATGTGCTGGTCACCGGGTTTGTGCGCGACTCCCTGACTCTGGTCGGGCTGGTTGTGGTCATGGTGTATCAGCAACCCGTTTTGTCCGTCTTGTTCTTTGTCGTGGGTCCGATTGCCTTGTTGGGCGTTCGCTATCTGTTG
Coding sequences within it:
- a CDS encoding RNA polymerase sigma factor, whose product is MTSEQAVREAVQAHSKRVWRFALALSGASDVADDLVQATCLRALERHHQVTSHDRLDSWLMTICRSIWLNEVRSRSVRRAQALSVTPEAELVAIGPDSETNIFAAEVFTQVMQLPEAQRETVMLVFVEGYSYREAAALLDVPIGTIMSRLSNARQKLKTVMQFDAAVAARRSGK
- a CDS encoding cytochrome c family protein, with translation MKLLLKAVTFASAIVATPIWAEGWLLDSERSHLAYGSIKKDSVGEVNSFTNLNGHVRDGMAEIEIDLSSVETNIDIRNERMIEFVFRQAPTASLTAEFDMAKVSDLAVGETTTVDAASVLSLAGTDVEFDAEMFVARLSETSVLVSTNDMVFLSTEDAGLNTGVDTLMELADLPGITRTVPITARLIFHSDEEQAAAASDATAVVAAATVQGDPTAGKKVFRKCSACHKLEERRHGVGPSLHGILGTKAGQAEGFKYSTALKGSDIVWTHRTLSAFLADPKGYLQGNRMQFRGLKKNEDIVDLLAYLQEEG